The nucleotide sequence AAAAGTTAATCTCCAATCACTTTTTTCTATTTTGGGATGATAAATTAAATCTTACTTTTCAGATTCTGTTGGAACTACTCCTTTTTTGTATTCATCTCTATTTTCTTCCATCCACTCATTATATAGTTCTTGAAATCTATCTTCTGTTTCATCATAGTATCCATTGAATACTACTTTATCTATATTCCCTTCATTAAAGTGTAAAATTCTTTCCATATCTAAACCCATTGGATATATGCATCCTGAATAATCAAATATTAATCCTTCACCACCCTCTTCAACAATTGGACCTCTACTTAGAATCATTACTTTTTCTACACCATCTTTTAAATATACTATACTGCTAGCTTTAATATGGAATCATTCCCCTTATTTATCTTCTATAATTACAGTAGCTCCTAATAAAAGTTCTGGCCTTATTGCTGTATATGTTGTCGTCATAAACCAAAGAAGTATAGTTAAAAAATATATTAAATAATCCCTTGAGTCATAACTTTCTTCTAGAATAAAATATAGACCGAATAGAACACCTACTAAAGTAATAACTATAAAAATCAATAATGGATACCAAAAATATTTCCACATGTTTTTCCCAGAACATAGCTTAAATCTTATTCTTTTTTTATTATATCTTCCATTGAGGAATCTTAATATTTTTTTCTTTTTAAAATGTCTAGATATTATAAAAGACGCTATAAACATAATTGGTATTGCATAAAGAAAAACAATATTGTAATTTTCTCCAAAGTTTAACTTAAGAATGAGTCGTTCAAAAAATACTGCAATCAACCCACTAACAAATACAATGATAAATGTACCATTCCAACTCAGACCTTTTACATCTCCTGGGCCTTCCTCCTTTAACTCTTCAATGATTTCTTCATTCACTTCATATGCGCTTATAGGTAAGAGCCATCTTATTAGAAACAATAAAAATAAAAAAGCTCTCCCGGGGTATGGCAGAGAGACCTTTTTTACATTTAATATTTAACTTTCTTTATATACAATCCCAAACATTGTATCTTCTTTTTCTATTTTATTCATAGAAGCTAATTTATTAAGTTTTTCTTTAAATAAATCTAGGGTATAAGTTTTCCCTGTATCTTCTTCTATTTCTTTTATTACATTGACGATATCCGTCCCATTTATAGGAAGTTTATCTTTTATAGTATTATAAAATACTTCTTCATCTTCTTCATTTTTATCCTTTAATTCATCAAAAGGATTTTCTGTATGAGGGCTAGAAGTCTTAGAGGCTCTAATTCTTGCAAAAATAGTTCTTCCCATAGTTGCTGATGAAACAAATACATCTCCTGTCTTTAAATAAGGAAGTCTGTTAGCCTCTTCTACTGTAATATCTGTTTCTTCTTTAATAGTTTGTATATCCGATGACCTTACAGTTCTAAAAATAAATTTATTGTTTAATTGTGCTGTGATAGTGTCGTCTAACAGCGTAGGTCTTTGGGTAGCTAATATTAAAAATGCTCCATACTTTCTACCTTCTTGTGATATTTCTTTAAGAATTGATTTAGATGGAGTATCATAGGCTTTTGGTGCAAAATTATGAGCTTCATCTGTAACTACAAAAAAAGGTGGAAAGTATTCTGCTGTAGTATTTTTAAACTGGGCATCTTTATAATCCCGTCTTTTATAATATAAGCTATTTAAAAGGTAGGTACTAAATACCTGTAAAATCCTAGTACTTCCCTGAATAACAATAAGCTTGCCCATCTTAATTCCTTCTTCAATTTCCCTAATATCCTTGCTAAATATACCTTCATTATTCAGCCGATTAAGTCTCCAAAAGATTCCTCTTACGGAACTATAGGGACAAGATTTGTCATAATTAATAAAAAGTTCTTTCCTTTTTTTCCAACCATCCCTTTCTGCATCCGTTTCACTTAATTCAATTCTTTGATTTATTCTATCTATGGAACTTTCTTCTTGAGCTTCTAAAAGCATTTTTATTCTATTGGAAAAACTATAGTAAGAATCATTTTTCTTATGGAGTATATCTACTACATTACTCATAGAGTCAGTTATATGACCAGAAGCATCTAATAAATTTTTTAAATCTTGGGTAGATATATCTTCAAATTTTACTCCTACATGATAGCCTACTTGTAAACATTTAAATTTATCATTAAAATCTTCCCTTTCATCTTCTGGTATATAGTCTTGGCTTTGAGAAAAATCCATTTCAAAATGTGGATCTAATACTATTGTAGGAATACTTAATTTCATAAGTTCTTCTAAAATTACTCTAAGGCCAAAAGATTTCCCAGAGCCAGAACCACCAAATACACCAATATGAGGATATTGATGCATTGATCTTAAATCCAATATATAAGGTATATCTTGTTGTTCTTTAAGCTCTCCTTCGTCAAAAGTATATAAAAGATCTTTAAATTCTTCATCCATATCATTAACAATATGATCTGTACTTTTTATAGCTCCTAAAACTAATCCTTCATCTTCAGTAGTTGAAATCATAATATCTTTTACCTCATCAAAAATGGGAACTCTTACATCTGAACCCGTTTCTATTGGATATAATGCTTCATTTAGTAGTCTAACTTTTGCAATATATATAGTATCCTCATTAATATTGTAGCCTATAGCCTTTAATGATTCCATAACTTGACCATCTACTAAATCTCCTTGAATATTTAATGGTATGTATCTATTATAGGTTTGAGCCTCCACTACTTCCCCTAGTAAATCTCCTTGATATGAATCCACTATTACTAAAAACTCATTTATTCTAAAATTTCTATCTTTGGAACCTATATATACTTCTTGTTGAGTAGTAATACCTACAACCTTCAAATTAATCACCTCTATCTCTATAATGGTCTTTTATCCCTTTCACTTATAAATAACAATTCATATATTTCCCTATCTAAATATTCTTCTAGTAATTGATCCATTAATTTATCAGATATTTTGACTTCATTATCCACTACATCTAACCACAAAGGTACACCTCTACCATCTCTAGGCGTTAAAGAAAATACTAATCTTGCCATTTCTTTTAAATGTTCTTTTTGACTATCTAATATATCCATTCCTATAACATTAGGAGCATTAGAGCTTCGCATAAACATGGAAGAAAAACCTTCTTTAGATTTTTTCGTTACTTCTTCTTTTATAATTATCATTTCCCCAAAATTAAGGAGACCATATAATAATTCTCTATCATAGAAACTTTCTTCTCTAATTATTTCTTCCGCCATTAATTGTTCACCTAAAATAGAAGTCTTTATATCTTCAATAACTCCTATTATAATTATACCTTTTTCTTCACATTTTTTTCTAAGTTCTATCCATTTATCAAAACATTCTATATCATACCGTATTAGGGAACCATCCATAATAATTACATAGGGGTCAAAAGTCTCAATACTTTCTAAGGCTGCTTCTATTTCTATACTTGCCAACTTATAATTTCTCATTGCATCTCCCTGAGACTTTTCTTTATCTTCTTTTTCCAATATAGTTTTACCGTTTTCTTCTAAGACAAGAGGAGTATAAAAATCTGCTTTATATATAGGACTTTCCGGATAAATTGTATTTTTAGCTAATCCTTGAAATACTTCTATATAATGAGGATAAGCTCCCCCTTTTTTGTTTACAGAACCATCGACTCCAACAATGCCACCTTTTTTAGGATATTCTTTTAATTCTTCAAAGCTCATTTTTTCTAATTTAATAATTTTCCCTATATTATTCTCAATAAATTTTCTTAAGGTTTTTTTGTCTAAACATGTTAGATTTTCGTATTTTTTAGCTAAATTTATATTTAAATCAGTAAATTTATCTTTTAATTCCTTATTTATTTCTAGCATCCTTTTCCTCTCCCCTTTCTTTTTAAAAATTAATAGGTCCTATTATTATAACATTATTGGTATATAACTTATATATTAGAGTCTAATATTATGACTTTTATAATATTATTGATATACAACCTACCACTAAAATTTAATTTATTTTATTTTAAATATTTTTTATATCTTTTCGTTATTTCTTAAATAAATTGTTGACTTTAATTGGAATTTATGGTACTATTTAAACTGTAGAAAAAAGTCGAACTTATCTACAGTTAGGAGGAATAGATTATGAAATCAACAGGTATTGTAAGAAAGGTGGATGAATTGGGTAGAGTAGTAATACCCATAGAACTAAGGCGAACATTAGAAATTGCTGAAAAAGATGCCTTAGAAATTTATGTGGATGGTGAACAAATTGTACTTAAAAAGTATGCACCAGCCTGTATATTTTGTGGACAAGCTAAGGATGTTGAAGTGTTTAAGGGAAAAAACATCTGTCCAGCTTGTCTAGATGATCTAAAAGAATAATCAATAAATACCCGTCCGTACTTGGACGGGCATTTATATGTCTAAACTCTCTCTATATACTATATTTTTAGACATATTTCTTTCCTTTGATACTATTTTTATGGCATCTTTTTTTGTTAAACCTTTATCTAGATAGAAAGTTAGATGCTCTTTTATTGTTAAATTTTCGTAATAATTCACTTCTTTATTTTCCCCACCTTCTATTGTTAGAACAAATTCACCTTTCAGTTCTTTTTCTTGAAAGCTATTTAAAACTTCCTCTACTGTTCCCCTAATAGTTTCTTCATAAACTTTTGTAATTTCTCTTGATACAGAAATTTTTCTATTCCCCATTATATCTCTTATATCTTTTAATAGCCCTAAAACCCTATAGGGAGATTCATATAAGATGATAGTTCTCTCTTCATATTTTATTTTTTCTAAAGCTTTTCGTCTATCTTTCTTTTTTGAAGATAAAAATCCTTCAAAGACAAATTTTCCCGTTGGCAATCCTGACAATACTAAAGCTGATATAGCAGCTGTACCTCCTGGTAATACTATTAATTCTATATCATTGTCTATGGCTTGTGAAATCAAATATTCACCTGGATCAGAAATACCAGGCATTCCTGCATCAGAAACTAATCCAATATTTATTCCATCCTCCAATTTTTTAATAAGTATATCACCCTTTTGTCTTTCATTATGTTCATGATAGCTAGTTAAAGGCTTTTTTATTTCATAATGATTTAATAGCTTTATGGTCCTTCTAGTATCTTCTGCCGCAATTAAGTCAACTTTTTCCAATACCTTTAGAGTCCTAAGTGTAATATCCTCTAAGTTGCCAATAGGAGTTGGACATATATATAAGATTCCTTTTTTCATATTAATTCTCCTTCTATAGTTTTTATAATAAAAAAGACCCTTACTTTTTAGGGTCTTTTTACTAATAAGTTTATTCTGGTTGTGGTGCATCAACTGGACATACATCTGCACAAGAACCACAGTCAATACATTCATCTGCATCAATTACATAAATATCGTCCCCTTCACTTATAGCATCAGTAGGACATTCTGCAGCACAAGCACCACAGGAAATACAATCATCACTAATCTTATATGCCATACGCTTCACCCCCCTTATGTCAACAATACATCTATATTATCTTACATAGTCCACTTAGTCTTATTCATCTTCTTTAACTTGAAGAGAATCAGGTATTTCTATAACTTCTATATCATCTACATTGTATATAAAGAAATCCTCTGTACCATCTTCAAGCTTTCCCCTTACCTTTACAGCCTCAAGCAATGTATATATTTCGATTACCGTGGCTTTACCAATGGGGGTTAAAACTATTGAACCTACTTCTGGCATTTTTTGAAGAAGTTCTTCATATACATGATGCTCATACTTTAAACAACACATAAGCCTTCCACACAATCCTGATATCTTTGTAGGATTGAGGGAAAGATCTTGTTCCTTTGCCATTTTTATAGACACCGGGTCAAAATCCCCTAAAAAAGTTGTACAGCAAGTCTCCTTACCACAAGGACCTAAACCACCTACCATTTTAGCCTCATCTCTTACTCCAATTTGACGTAGCTCTATCCTTGTCCTAAAAACAGAGGCTAAATCTTTCACTAATTCTCTAAAGTCTACTCTACCATCAGCGGTAAAATAAAATATTACTTTATTATTATCAAAGGTGTATTCTACATCAATAAGCTTCATATCTAAGCCATGTTTTTCTATTTTCTCTAAACAAATATTGAAAGCTTCTTTTGCCTTCTTTTTATTAATTTTATGAGTTACACAATCTTCTCTACAAGCAACTCTTAAAACATCTTTAAGGGGAGGAACTATCTCCTCTTCTTCAACCTCTTTCAAACCTACTACCACATGACCATATTCTACACCTCTGGCTGTCTCTACTATAACTTTATCTCCTTTTTTTATCTCATGTTCCCCAGGATTAAAGTAGTATATCTTTCCAGCTTCCTTAAACCTAACTCCTACTATTGTTACCATCAATATACCTCCTGCATTTTTAAAAACATAACCTCCAATGCCAGTTGATAGTTCACATTGTATTTTATATTATTTTTAGTTAATTGTACTGAGTCCATTATATCACTAATTTTTTCTTTTGATAAGAAGGTTTCTGTAGATAGTAAGCCAATTTTATCCTTATTTATTATTAAACCACAATCTCCTAATTCCTTGTATATTAATAAATCTCTAAACCAATAAAGAATAATGTCTAGTAATTCATTTATATTATCTTTATTATTATTAAAGAAATCCTGAGAATAAAATATTTTTAATTTGTCTCCCTTTACTACCTTGTCTACTATTTCAATAATCTCATCTCTTTTTTGAAAAAAGTCTTCAGACTTAGCTAATTCTATAGCCTTTCCTACTCTACCTCTAGAAAAAGAAGAAATAAATTCTCCATCTTCTAAGTCTTTGTTATATCGGTTCGTTAATAACTCTATTATTTTTTCTTTTTGTGTAGGAAAAAATTTAATTATTTCACATCTAGATACTATAGTTGGAAGTAAATTTGTACTTCTTGTACTTATAAGGATGAAATTCACAAATTCCGGTGGCTCTTCTAAAGTTTTTAAAAAACTATTTTGAGCCGTTTTGTTCATTTTATAACTATCCTCTATAATAAAGATTTTTTTCTCACTTTCTATAGGTTTTGTCATCATATTTTTAATTACTTTTTCAATTTGTTTTTTCTTTATATGTGCACCCTCTGGTTCCAGGAGAAAAAAATCTGGATGATTCCCTGTATCAAATTTAACACAAGAGTTACAATCATTGCAAGGGGTAATTGAGTTTTTGTTACATAAAAGAGTCTTTGCAAAAACTGTAGCCACCATTTTTTTACCTATAGATTCTTCTCCAATAAAAAGATAAGAATGACTTATTTTATTAGTTTTTATAGAGTTCTGTAAACTATTTATGGTTTTTTCATGTCCTATTATATTTTTAAAACTCATATAATGCCCCCATATTTATACTACATATTTACAAATTTATCTATATCTATAATAAAAATATTTGCTCCTCCAACAACTACATCACTATCATCAGTTACTGCATTTCTTGACTTACATACTCCTTCAATAATACTAATAACATCATCTATCTTTTCCTCTTCAACTCCTATAAGCAATGTAGTATTTCCTGATTTTAAAAATCCTCCTGTTGAAGCTAATTTTGTGGCTCTATATTTTTTCGACATAAGTTCCTTTACAAGTTGTTGAACATCTTGATCTTGAATTATAGCAATAACTAATTTCAATAAACTCACCTCTTTTATCGGCTAGGGAGAAAAGTACCCCCTAATCTATTATAATTTTATATGTTTCTCTACATCCAATATAAATACTGTAGCTCCTCCTATCCTAACCTCTAAAGGATAGGGAATATAAGTATCACCTGGCATAGAAACTGTTAGTAAGGATGTGGTAATCTCTCTTGTTTTACAATTTGACTCAACAATACTTAAAACATCGTCAACCTTTTCATCTTCTACTCCAATGAGCAAAGTAGTATTTCCTGATTTTAAAAATCCTCCTGTTGAAGCTAGTTTTGTTACTCTATAATCCTTTTCAGTTAACTCACTTACAAGACTTAAAGAATCTTGATCCTGTACTATTACTATTAAAAGTTTCATGATAAAATGCCTCCCTCTTCAAGTATCTTTTTTACATACTCTATAGATTTTTTAGAAGTCTCTTCTATAGACTTACTAGCATTTATTATCTTTAAATTCTCTGGATACATTTTAATTAATTTTTTATACCCTCTATAAACTTTCAAGTGAAAATTATTTCCCTCTCTTTCTAATCTATCTCCACCATTTCTTTTTGTTTTTCTTTTTAATACCTCCATTGGGTCTACATCAAGAAAAAGTACTAAATCCGGATACACATTTTTTATAGCAAAATCATTTATCTTCTTTACCTCTTCTATTCCTAAATTTCTACCCACCCCTTGATAAGCTAAACTGGAAAACAAATATCTTTCACATAGTATAACTTTCCCCTTATTTAAGGATGGTAATATTTTTTCTTGTACATGTTGTCCCCTTGATGCTGCATAAAGAAGTGCTTCCGTTTCTGGACACATTTTTTTATTATTTGAATCTAATATTATATCTCTAATATCTTCTCCAATTTTAGTACCGCCTGGTTCTCTAGTAGTTATAAAATCAATATTCTCTTCACTTAGATAATTAGCAATATTTCTGCTTATAGTGCTTTTACCTGAGCCATCTGGTCCTTCTAATGTTATAAATATTCCTCTCATTCTGCTTTAATCCTCCAAACCTTCTTCTATATATTTCCTATATAAACATTATTTAAATACCTATCAGCAATGCTTTTCGTCTTCATAAGTATATCATAATTAGTAGGAGGTAAGCTTAATTTATATGCTGGAAAATATCTATTAATATGGAAAGGTATGTCCTCATCTATATTAGATAACCATTTAGATAGTTGTTCTATTTCATCAGCATTATCATTTTCACCTTCAATTATAAGAGTCGTCACTTCTATATGAGTTTCTTTTGAGGCTATTTCAATAGTCCTTAGAACGGGTTCTAAATTTGCCTTACATAACTTTTTATAAAAATTATTGTTCATAGCTTTTAAATCAATATTCATAGCATCTATATAAGGAAGCAATTCTTCTAATGGCTCTTTCTCTACATATCCATTGGTTATACAGGTATTTACGAGGTTTTCTTCTTTTATAAGCTTTGACATATGGAGCATGTATTCATAACTCATAAAAGGTTCATTATAAGTATAAGCTATACCTATTGAACCATTAGCTTTACTTAATCTTACTATCTCTTCATCTGACAGTTCAACTGTTAAACTTTTCTTATGGGCTATCTCCCAATTTTGACAAAAATCACAACCTAAATTACAACCATAAGAACCAATTGAAAAAATCTTATTTCCAGAATGAAAATGGTTTAGTGGTTTTTTCTCAATAAGATCATAAGCATAAGATGTTAATTTGCCATAGTTCAGAGCATATAAAATGCCCGACTGATTTTTCCGCACTTTACAAATTCCCAATTTTCCATTCTCTATAATACATTCATGGGGACATAGTTGACATTGTACTTTGTCGTTGATTTTCAATGGTTTATAATACATAGCTTCCCTAAGCAACACAGCTTTAAATCTCCTCCTATTAACATATTATATATGCCTAATTATTTCAAATCTTTCTAAAACATAATCTTCATCTTTACCGATCCCAGCTTTCATTAGGGCAATGCCTATTTGTTCTTTTATAGTATCTACTCCTTCTAAATTTGGAAGTAATAACCCTCGTCTATATCCACTACTTACTATAACACCATATTTTTCTACATCTAGTTCCTCAGGAGAAACTACTACTTCAGTAGGTCCTAAAACATCTACAGAATAGGCTAATTCATTTAGCTCACCTTCTACTACCGCTGGAAATCTTGGATCTTTTATTCCTGCACTAACAGCATTACTAATTATCTCTTGAGCTATAGAATTTTCTACTGGTTCTATAGTCCCAATACAACCTCTTAATTTTCCATCTTTCTGTAGTGTTACAAAAACCCCTGCTTTTTCCTCTATAAG is from Tissierellales bacterium and encodes:
- the rsmI gene encoding 16S rRNA (cytidine(1402)-2'-O)-methyltransferase; its protein translation is MKKGILYICPTPIGNLEDITLRTLKVLEKVDLIAAEDTRRTIKLLNHYEIKKPLTSYHEHNERQKGDILIKKLEDGINIGLVSDAGMPGISDPGEYLISQAIDNDIELIVLPGGTAAISALVLSGLPTGKFVFEGFLSSKKKDRRKALEKIKYEERTIILYESPYRVLGLLKDIRDIMGNRKISVSREITKVYEETIRGTVEEVLNSFQEKELKGEFVLTIEGGENKEVNYYENLTIKEHLTFYLDKGLTKKDAIKIVSKERNMSKNIVYRESLDI
- the amrS gene encoding AmmeMemoRadiSam system radical SAM enzyme, giving the protein MLLREAMYYKPLKINDKVQCQLCPHECIIENGKLGICKVRKNQSGILYALNYGKLTSYAYDLIEKKPLNHFHSGNKIFSIGSYGCNLGCDFCQNWEIAHKKSLTVELSDEEIVRLSKANGSIGIAYTYNEPFMSYEYMLHMSKLIKEENLVNTCITNGYVEKEPLEELLPYIDAMNIDLKAMNNNFYKKLCKANLEPVLRTIEIASKETHIEVTTLIIEGENDNADEIEQLSKWLSNIDEDIPFHINRYFPAYKLSLPPTNYDILMKTKSIADRYLNNVYIGNI
- the tmk gene encoding dTMP kinase → MRGIFITLEGPDGSGKSTISRNIANYLSEENIDFITTREPGGTKIGEDIRDIILDSNNKKMCPETEALLYAASRGQHVQEKILPSLNKGKVILCERYLFSSLAYQGVGRNLGIEEVKKINDFAIKNVYPDLVLFLDVDPMEVLKRKTKRNGGDRLEREGNNFHLKVYRGYKKLIKMYPENLKIINASKSIEETSKKSIEYVKKILEEGGILS
- a CDS encoding ATP-binding protein; protein product: MKVVGITTQQEVYIGSKDRNFRINEFLVIVDSYQGDLLGEVVEAQTYNRYIPLNIQGDLVDGQVMESLKAIGYNINEDTIYIAKVRLLNEALYPIETGSDVRVPIFDEVKDIMISTTEDEGLVLGAIKSTDHIVNDMDEEFKDLLYTFDEGELKEQQDIPYILDLRSMHQYPHIGVFGGSGSGKSFGLRVILEELMKLSIPTIVLDPHFEMDFSQSQDYIPEDEREDFNDKFKCLQVGYHVGVKFEDISTQDLKNLLDASGHITDSMSNVVDILHKKNDSYYSFSNRIKMLLEAQEESSIDRINQRIELSETDAERDGWKKRKELFINYDKSCPYSSVRGIFWRLNRLNNEGIFSKDIREIEEGIKMGKLIVIQGSTRILQVFSTYLLNSLYYKRRDYKDAQFKNTTAEYFPPFFVVTDEAHNFAPKAYDTPSKSILKEISQEGRKYGAFLILATQRPTLLDDTITAQLNNKFIFRTVRSSDIQTIKEETDITVEEANRLPYLKTGDVFVSSATMGRTIFARIRASKTSSPHTENPFDELKDKNEEDEEVFYNTIKDKLPINGTDIVNVIKEIEEDTGKTYTLDLFKEKLNKLASMNKIEKEDTMFGIVYKES
- a CDS encoding AbrB/MazE/SpoVT family DNA-binding domain-containing protein produces the protein MKSTGIVRKVDELGRVVIPIELRRTLEIAEKDALEIYVDGEQIVLKKYAPACIFCGQAKDVEVFKGKNICPACLDDLKE
- a CDS encoding stage 0 sporulation family protein encodes the protein MVTIVGVRFKEAGKIYYFNPGEHEIKKGDKVIVETARGVEYGHVVVGLKEVEEEEIVPPLKDVLRVACREDCVTHKINKKKAKEAFNICLEKIEKHGLDMKLIDVEYTFDNNKVIFYFTADGRVDFRELVKDLASVFRTRIELRQIGVRDEAKMVGGLGPCGKETCCTTFLGDFDPVSIKMAKEQDLSLNPTKISGLCGRLMCCLKYEHHVYEELLQKMPEVGSIVLTPIGKATVIEIYTLLEAVKVRGKLEDGTEDFFIYNVDDIEVIEIPDSLQVKEDE
- a CDS encoding DNA double-strand break repair nuclease NurA codes for the protein MLEINKELKDKFTDLNINLAKKYENLTCLDKKTLRKFIENNIGKIIKLEKMSFEELKEYPKKGGIVGVDGSVNKKGGAYPHYIEVFQGLAKNTIYPESPIYKADFYTPLVLEENGKTILEKEDKEKSQGDAMRNYKLASIEIEAALESIETFDPYVIIMDGSLIRYDIECFDKWIELRKKCEEKGIIIIGVIEDIKTSILGEQLMAEEIIREESFYDRELLYGLLNFGEMIIIKEEVTKKSKEGFSSMFMRSSNAPNVIGMDILDSQKEHLKEMARLVFSLTPRDGRGVPLWLDVVDNEVKISDKLMDQLLEEYLDREIYELLFISERDKRPL
- the holB gene encoding DNA polymerase III subunit delta' → MSFKNIIGHEKTINSLQNSIKTNKISHSYLFIGEESIGKKMVATVFAKTLLCNKNSITPCNDCNSCVKFDTGNHPDFFLLEPEGAHIKKKQIEKVIKNMMTKPIESEKKIFIIEDSYKMNKTAQNSFLKTLEEPPEFVNFILISTRSTNLLPTIVSRCEIIKFFPTQKEKIIELLTNRYNKDLEDGEFISSFSRGRVGKAIELAKSEDFFQKRDEIIEIVDKVVKGDKLKIFYSQDFFNNNKDNINELLDIILYWFRDLLIYKELGDCGLIINKDKIGLLSTETFLSKEKISDIMDSVQLTKNNIKYNVNYQLALEVMFLKMQEVY
- a CDS encoding cyclic-di-AMP receptor, with protein sequence MKLVIAIIQDQDVQQLVKELMSKKYRATKLASTGGFLKSGNTTLLIGVEEEKIDDVISIIEGVCKSRNAVTDDSDVVVGGANIFIIDIDKFVNM
- a CDS encoding cyclic-di-AMP receptor translates to MKLLIVIVQDQDSLSLVSELTEKDYRVTKLASTGGFLKSGNTTLLIGVEDEKVDDVLSIVESNCKTREITTSLLTVSMPGDTYIPYPLEVRIGGATVFILDVEKHIKL
- a CDS encoding 4Fe-4S binding protein; the protein is MAYKISDDCISCGACAAECPTDAISEGDDIYVIDADECIDCGSCADVCPVDAPQPE
- a CDS encoding DUF4176 domain-containing protein, with amino-acid sequence MKASSIVYLKDGVEKVMILSRGPIVEEGGEGLIFDYSGCIYPMGLDMERILHFNEGNIDKVVFNGYYDETEDRFQELYNEWMEENRDEYKKGVVPTESEK